One Bdellovibrionales bacterium genomic region harbors:
- a CDS encoding zinc-dependent alcohol dehydrogenase family protein, whose amino-acid sequence MHPLMKTMVLEEQAVIEQKPLALKLLPRPSPGPEEVLIRVSCCAICRTDLHIIEGDLPLKKMAIIPGHQAIGTIEALGTHVTGLRFGQKVGAAWLGYTCGNCPYCAVGKENLCVSPKFTGYDFDGGYAEYMVAHQSFIYPLVENTNDILTAPLLCAGIIGYRALKRSNFKPGDHLGIFGFGSSAHITAQIVLHEKGKISVVTRGEEHQKHARDMGAFWSSGSTEGIPEETDAAILFAPAGELVPNALSTLKRGGTLAIAGIHLSDIPTLNYEKHLFYEKDLRSVTANTREDGKELLKKHSEMNLQPEVTVYSLEDANKALLDLKNDKIKGTGVLQITSQHS is encoded by the coding sequence ATGCATCCCTTGATGAAAACCATGGTTTTAGAAGAACAAGCCGTTATTGAACAAAAGCCGCTGGCTCTAAAGCTTCTTCCTCGGCCTTCGCCGGGCCCTGAGGAGGTTCTTATTCGAGTCTCTTGCTGTGCCATTTGCCGTACAGATTTACATATTATCGAAGGCGACCTCCCCCTAAAAAAAATGGCGATCATACCGGGACATCAGGCGATTGGAACTATTGAAGCTTTAGGAACTCACGTAACCGGACTCCGCTTCGGTCAAAAAGTTGGCGCCGCATGGCTTGGATATACCTGCGGCAATTGCCCCTACTGTGCTGTCGGCAAAGAGAATCTCTGTGTATCGCCAAAATTTACGGGATATGACTTCGATGGTGGTTATGCCGAATACATGGTGGCTCATCAAAGTTTTATCTATCCCCTAGTCGAAAACACAAATGACATTCTCACGGCTCCCTTACTCTGCGCCGGAATTATCGGATATCGGGCTCTAAAACGAAGTAACTTCAAGCCAGGTGATCATCTGGGGATTTTCGGATTTGGTTCTTCCGCACATATTACCGCCCAAATCGTTCTTCATGAAAAAGGAAAAATATCCGTCGTAACTCGAGGCGAAGAACACCAAAAACATGCGCGTGATATGGGAGCCTTTTGGAGTAGCGGCTCCACCGAAGGAATCCCCGAAGAAACCGACGCGGCTATTCTCTTTGCTCCTGCCGGCGAACTCGTACCAAATGCACTGAGCACATTAAAACGTGGCGGTACCTTAGCTATTGCCGGGATTCATTTGAGCGATATACCAACACTGAATTATGAAAAACACCTATTTTATGAAAAAGACCTTCGCTCCGTGACGGCAAATACTCGAGAGGACGGAAAAGAATTGCTTAAAAAGCACAGTGAAATGAATCTTCAACCTGAAGTGACTGTTTATAGTCTCGAAGATGCCAACAAAGCCCTTTTGGATCTAAAGAACGATAAAATCAAAGGCACAGGGGTCCTGCAAATCACATCTCAGCACTCATAG